One segment of Acidianus sp. HS-5 DNA contains the following:
- the fbp gene encoding fructose-1,6-bisphosphate aldolase/phosphatase gives MRTTISVIKADIGSLAGHHVVHPDTMAAANKVLAEAKKNGVIIDYYITNVGDDMELIMTHNRGELDTKVHETAWDAFKEATKVAKELGLYAAGQDLLSDTFSGNLKGMGPGIAEMEIEERPAEPIAIFMADKTEPGAFNFPQYKMFADPFNTAGLVIDPTMHEGYKFEILDVYAGEAVTLNAPEEIYDILALIGTPSQYVIRRVYRKADNMIGSVISIERLNLIAGKYVGKDDPVMIVRVQHGFPALGEALEAFSFPYLVPGWMRGSHYGPLMPVSQRDARATRFDGPPRLIGLGFNVKNGRLVGPSDLFDDPAFDETRRLAEQIADYMRRHGPFMPHRLEPTEMEYTTLPLIQQKLKPRFKKEADVTEAKKSVYEKQVEGGD, from the coding sequence ATGAGAACTACAATAAGCGTAATTAAGGCAGATATAGGAAGCTTAGCTGGACATCATGTAGTTCATCCAGATACTATGGCAGCAGCAAATAAGGTATTAGCAGAAGCCAAGAAGAATGGAGTAATAATAGATTATTACATCACTAATGTGGGAGATGACATGGAGCTTATAATGACTCATAACAGAGGCGAGTTAGACACTAAAGTTCATGAAACTGCTTGGGACGCGTTTAAAGAGGCTACTAAGGTAGCAAAAGAGCTTGGATTGTATGCTGCAGGACAAGATTTGTTATCTGATACATTTTCTGGAAATTTAAAAGGAATGGGACCTGGAATAGCTGAGATGGAAATAGAAGAAAGGCCTGCAGAACCAATAGCTATTTTTATGGCCGATAAGACAGAACCTGGTGCATTTAATTTTCCTCAATATAAAATGTTCGCTGATCCATTTAATACCGCAGGTTTAGTTATAGATCCTACAATGCATGAAGGATATAAATTTGAGATCTTGGATGTTTATGCAGGAGAGGCAGTAACATTAAACGCACCAGAGGAGATATATGATATATTAGCGTTAATTGGAACTCCTTCTCAATACGTAATTAGAAGGGTGTACAGGAAAGCAGACAATATGATAGGATCTGTAATTTCAATTGAAAGATTAAATCTTATAGCAGGAAAATATGTAGGAAAAGATGATCCCGTAATGATTGTCAGAGTTCAACATGGTTTTCCTGCATTGGGAGAAGCATTAGAAGCGTTCTCTTTCCCATATCTAGTTCCAGGGTGGATGAGAGGAAGTCATTACGGGCCTTTAATGCCAGTGTCACAGAGAGATGCTAGAGCTACTAGATTTGATGGTCCTCCAAGATTGATAGGATTAGGATTTAATGTAAAAAACGGAAGATTAGTAGGCCCAAGTGATCTGTTTGACGATCCAGCTTTTGATGAAACAAGAAGATTAGCAGAACAAATAGCAGATTACATGAGGAGACATGGTCCGTTCATGCCTCATAGACTAGAGCCAACTGAAATGGAATATACTACATTACCTTTAATTCAACAAAAACTGAAGCCGAGATTTAAGAAAGAGGCAGATGTAACAGAAGCAAAGAAAAGCGTATACGAGAAGCAAGTTGAGGGAGGAGACTAA
- a CDS encoding 30S ribosomal protein S17e has product MGNIYTRDIKRISAEIYEKYKDEVTTDYSKNKEVVEKYIDVYSKKVRNRIAGYLTRYAKRMSSQKNNISEGEVVEESE; this is encoded by the coding sequence ATGGGAAATATATATACCAGAGATATTAAGAGAATTTCGGCCGAAATTTATGAGAAATATAAGGATGAAGTTACTACAGATTACTCGAAGAATAAAGAAGTAGTTGAAAAATATATTGATGTATATTCAAAGAAAGTAAGGAATAGAATTGCGGGATATTTAACTAGATATGCTAAAAGAATGTCTTCCCAAAAGAATAATATATCTGAAGGGGAGGTAGTAGAAGAGAGTGAGTAA
- a CDS encoding ubiquitin, whose amino-acid sequence MSKVVFFGPLVQVFNKKEIEIKGNNILEILRSVDKAGIIIDKDEIKPGYIILVNGVDWRIIGNNVSDNDIIQIIPINHGG is encoded by the coding sequence GTGAGTAAAGTAGTATTTTTTGGTCCGCTTGTACAAGTATTTAATAAAAAGGAGATTGAGATTAAAGGGAATAATATTCTCGAAATTTTAAGAAGTGTCGACAAAGCAGGGATTATAATAGATAAAGATGAGATAAAGCCTGGTTACATAATTCTAGTTAATGGAGTGGATTGGAGGATAATAGGCAATAATGTCAGTGATAATGATATCATACAGATAATTCCGATCAATCATGGAGGATAA
- a CDS encoding ATP-binding protein: MNSNKIGPIILFILGFGLILYQFHLIYLFNIDTIYLVFIIPIIPLSVVILLRKKKIVLNTFIKNNIFIIKSNGIIVAGIAFRILGKQDINNSEGNLQRELDNLVDVLSRKSDNVKYSISTYIYNRRKSSALIMFKECKNEKYTECEAEIIQEYEILKKLAESIAPHISLDPIKAGNESLPIPSDFGNLSYARIFEKQYEIPKSENIQVDYDIELGYVVTSSLAKIPVGIRSNDVFRHIGIFGTTGSGKSNTAAIIASQVANKGFNVIILDWHGEYVNKLKDFKIYNESNPLRLNILKLYNLEETVEIFQDVLELTDPQRYILYIILSELRKYKRFSLSTLYEAISKIKDEYTWIKDVKLALLRRMNPILYRPVRLLLISNINMEEELSNNDKIIVDLSFIPDISVRRLYALFIIRAITDIYIKKKISNKPTLIILEESQNYFTNNNNEFVSRLLNEIRKFGIGLCIITQSPSSVSPDVIKNTNIKIVHAIKSNIDKKIIVDSLALDSNLSNILDKLDVGDAIISAPNIKQPSLMKIKES; this comes from the coding sequence ATGAATTCTAATAAGATAGGTCCTATCATATTGTTTATACTTGGATTCGGGTTGATATTGTATCAGTTTCATTTAATATATTTGTTTAATATTGATACAATATATCTTGTATTTATTATTCCTATTATTCCTTTATCTGTTGTAATACTATTAAGAAAGAAGAAGATTGTATTGAATACATTTATTAAAAACAATATATTTATAATTAAATCAAATGGGATAATTGTAGCCGGCATAGCTTTTAGAATTTTAGGTAAACAAGATATAAATAATTCTGAAGGCAATTTACAAAGGGAATTAGATAATCTTGTTGATGTATTAAGTAGGAAATCTGATAATGTAAAATATAGTATATCGACATATATTTATAATAGACGTAAGTCTTCTGCCTTAATTATGTTTAAAGAATGTAAAAATGAAAAATACACAGAATGCGAAGCTGAAATTATTCAAGAATACGAAATATTAAAAAAATTAGCAGAATCTATAGCTCCTCATATATCCTTAGATCCTATAAAAGCAGGTAATGAATCCTTGCCTATACCTAGTGATTTTGGCAATTTAAGTTATGCAAGGATTTTCGAAAAACAATATGAAATACCTAAATCAGAGAATATACAAGTTGATTATGATATAGAATTAGGCTACGTAGTCACATCGTCTTTAGCTAAGATCCCTGTAGGTATAAGAAGTAATGATGTTTTTAGGCATATAGGAATATTTGGTACAACAGGTAGTGGGAAATCTAATACCGCAGCCATAATAGCTTCTCAGGTAGCAAACAAAGGTTTTAATGTAATAATTTTGGATTGGCACGGAGAATATGTGAATAAATTGAAAGATTTTAAGATATATAATGAGTCTAATCCATTGAGATTGAATATTCTCAAATTATATAATTTGGAAGAGACCGTAGAAATCTTTCAAGATGTGTTAGAGTTAACCGATCCTCAAAGATATATATTATATATTATTCTTTCTGAACTAAGAAAATACAAAAGATTCTCTCTCTCCACATTATATGAGGCGATATCCAAGATTAAGGACGAATATACTTGGATTAAAGATGTAAAGTTAGCATTATTAAGGCGTATGAATCCTATACTTTACAGACCTGTAAGACTTCTATTAATTTCTAACATTAATATGGAAGAAGAGCTTTCAAACAATGATAAGATAATAGTGGACTTAAGTTTTATACCTGATATTTCGGTAAGAAGATTGTATGCGTTATTTATAATACGTGCAATTACTGATATTTATATAAAGAAAAAAATAAGTAATAAGCCGACTTTAATAATATTAGAAGAGTCTCAAAACTATTTTACTAATAATAATAATGAATTTGTAAGTAGACTACTTAACGAAATACGAAAATTCGGAATAGGACTTTGTATTATTACTCAGAGTCCTTCATCAGTATCTCCAGATGTCATCAAGAATACAAATATAAAAATAGTTCATGCTATAAAATCAAACATTGATAAAAAAATAATTGTAGATTCACTTGCTTTAGATTCTAACTTATCCAATATTCTAGATAAGTTAGATGTAGGAGATGCTATAATATCTGCTCCAAATATAAAGCAACCAAGTTTAATGAAAATTAAAGAAAGTTAG
- the thsB gene encoding thermosome subunit beta — protein MSSTATVATTPEGIPVIILKEGSSRTYGKEAVRLNIAAVKAVEEALKSTYGPRGMDKMLVDSLGDITITNDGATILDKMDLQHPAAKLLVQIAKGQDEETADGTKTAVILAGELVKKAEDLLYKDIHPTIIISGYKKAEEVALKTIQEIAQPVSINDTDLLKKVAITSLSSKSVAGAREYLADIVVKAVTQVSELRGDKWYVDLDNIQIVKKAGGGINDTQLVYGIIVDKEVVHPGMPKRIENAKIALLDASLEAEKPELDAEIRINDPSQMQKFLEEEDNLLKEKVDKIVATGANVVICQKGIDEVAQSYLAKKGILAVRRAKKSDLEKLARATGGRVVSNIDELSSQDLGYAALVEERKVGEDKMVFVEGAKNPKAISILIRGGLERVVDETERALRDALGTVADVIKDGRAVAGGGAIEIEIAKALRKYAPQVGGKEQLAIESYASALESLVMILIENAGFDPIDLLMKLRSAHENENNKWIGVDLYAGQPVDMWQKGVIDPALVKMNAIKAATEAVTLILRIDDLVAAGKKSAGSESKGGETKPSEED, from the coding sequence ATGTCATCCACGGCTACTGTAGCTACTACTCCAGAAGGAATTCCTGTCATAATTTTAAAGGAAGGTTCATCAAGAACTTATGGAAAAGAGGCAGTCAGATTAAATATAGCAGCTGTTAAGGCAGTGGAAGAAGCACTAAAGAGTACATACGGCCCTAGAGGAATGGATAAAATGCTCGTAGACAGCTTAGGGGACATCACAATAACTAATGATGGAGCAACTATACTAGATAAAATGGATTTACAACATCCTGCAGCAAAGTTATTAGTACAAATAGCAAAAGGTCAAGATGAAGAGACTGCAGACGGAACCAAGACTGCAGTAATTTTAGCAGGTGAGCTTGTCAAGAAAGCTGAAGATTTGCTATATAAAGATATTCATCCGACAATTATTATTAGCGGTTACAAGAAAGCTGAAGAAGTAGCATTAAAAACCATTCAAGAAATAGCACAACCAGTTAGCATAAATGACACCGACTTACTTAAGAAAGTAGCAATAACATCATTAAGCAGCAAGTCAGTAGCTGGCGCAAGAGAATACTTAGCAGATATTGTAGTAAAAGCAGTAACACAAGTTTCAGAATTAAGAGGAGATAAATGGTATGTCGATTTAGATAACATTCAGATAGTAAAGAAAGCTGGAGGAGGAATTAATGATACACAATTAGTATACGGAATAATTGTAGATAAAGAAGTAGTACATCCTGGAATGCCAAAGAGAATTGAAAATGCAAAAATAGCTTTGTTAGATGCATCATTAGAAGCAGAAAAGCCAGAGCTTGATGCAGAGATAAGAATTAACGATCCATCCCAAATGCAGAAATTCTTAGAGGAGGAAGATAATTTACTAAAAGAAAAAGTTGATAAAATAGTTGCTACTGGAGCTAATGTTGTTATATGCCAGAAGGGAATTGATGAAGTAGCACAGTCATATTTAGCTAAGAAAGGAATATTAGCTGTAAGAAGAGCAAAGAAGAGTGATCTAGAAAAGTTAGCTAGAGCTACTGGAGGAAGAGTTGTATCTAACATTGATGAATTAAGCTCGCAAGATCTAGGATATGCTGCATTAGTTGAAGAGAGAAAAGTTGGAGAAGATAAAATGGTGTTTGTAGAAGGAGCAAAGAATCCAAAGGCTATAAGTATATTAATCAGAGGAGGATTGGAAAGAGTCGTAGACGAAACCGAAAGAGCATTAAGAGATGCGTTAGGAACAGTTGCAGATGTAATTAAAGACGGAAGAGCCGTAGCAGGAGGAGGAGCTATAGAAATCGAAATTGCGAAAGCATTAAGGAAATATGCCCCGCAAGTAGGAGGAAAAGAGCAATTAGCAATAGAATCTTACGCATCAGCTTTAGAGAGTTTAGTAATGATACTTATAGAGAATGCAGGGTTTGATCCAATAGATTTACTAATGAAATTAAGGAGTGCTCACGAGAATGAAAATAACAAATGGATAGGTGTAGATTTATACGCAGGACAACCAGTAGATATGTGGCAGAAAGGAGTAATAGATCCTGCATTAGTTAAAATGAACGCTATTAAAGCTGCAACAGAAGCTGTAACATTAATACTTAGAATAGACGATCTAGTCGCTGCAGGCAAGAAATCGGCTGGAAGCGAATCTAAGGGCGGAGAAACAAAACCGTCTGAAGAAGACTAA
- a CDS encoding TFIIB-type zinc ribbon-containing protein, translating into MQCPYCGSKNLIWDSARGIVVCEVCGSVIDTIYDYSQIEVSEEIIDLNKNLSERIETKNFIKLTEITASKFRIIDNKKNMKFITEDGELALSLLNMDKNVYKIYEYMENNGIFSGRKIKIRVALSFYIAGYRYKKMRNILEKLHINEKYFRKITYKLPKELKYVNKELLSQC; encoded by the coding sequence ATGCAATGTCCATACTGTGGATCAAAAAATTTAATATGGGATAGTGCTCGCGGCATAGTAGTTTGTGAAGTATGTGGAAGCGTCATTGATACTATTTATGATTATTCTCAAATAGAAGTTTCCGAAGAAATAATAGATTTAAATAAAAATTTATCAGAAAGAATAGAAACTAAAAACTTTATTAAATTAACTGAAATTACAGCAAGTAAATTCAGAATAATCGATAATAAAAAGAACATGAAATTTATAACAGAGGATGGAGAACTAGCATTAAGTTTACTTAATATGGATAAGAATGTATATAAAATTTATGAATATATGGAGAATAATGGCATATTTAGTGGGAGAAAAATAAAAATAAGGGTGGCCTTAAGTTTCTATATAGCAGGATATAGATACAAAAAAATGAGAAATATTTTAGAAAAATTACATATAAATGAGAAATATTTTAGAAAAATTACATATAAATTACCGAAAGAATTAAAATACGTGAATAAAGAATTATTAAGTCAATGTTAA
- a CDS encoding ribonuclease BN, with the protein MAETEFDELISRIISGKLSESDLRYLQDIYGKDKNFWNKISVVIDLKLRSKKAIISNKLDNTIYLRDSSGKIIGIIIIYNENEPLKINEIFKYIEMAKVSNIDAYLAIVDKYGDITYYNLSEVSLSKG; encoded by the coding sequence ATGGCTGAAACTGAGTTTGATGAACTTATATCTAGAATTATATCTGGTAAGCTTTCAGAGAGTGATTTGCGATATTTACAAGATATTTACGGCAAAGATAAAAACTTTTGGAACAAAATTTCTGTAGTTATAGATTTAAAGTTAAGATCTAAGAAAGCTATAATTTCCAATAAACTTGATAATACAATATATTTACGTGATTCAAGTGGAAAGATAATTGGAATAATCATAATTTACAACGAAAATGAACCTCTGAAAATAAACGAAATATTTAAATATATCGAAATGGCTAAGGTGTCCAATATAGATGCTTACTTAGCTATAGTAGATAAGTATGGAGACATAACTTATTATAATCTTTCTGAGGTATCATTATCTAAGGGCTGA
- the hisS gene encoding histidine--tRNA ligase, with protein sequence MVSYEPLRGMKDYFGEDAEKIRYLEEKFIKIVKKFGYMEAITPILEEFELFALKGGEELRKTMYTFIDKGGREVALRPEFTPSMVRLFLNSMQHLPKPVRLYYSGTVYRYDEPQFGRYREFRQAGIEMLGEYSINADLEVLSILWEFFKEINLENVTIKMNNIAIYRELFSFLKLSEDQEEHLLHLIDKGNKDSVIEYLSKIAEPKILNIIKLILYNSISKESDLIGMVKDIGNSYSKDLESQISRLFTIYEMLSKFNIPIKVDLSLVRGLAYYTGVIFEVVHPSVNFSIAGGGRYDNLVQLYGGPSTPSIGFAIGVERVLAVLQNLKIKDNERKMVIVPLDENVMDYALKVLFLLHENDIPVILNTKNVSLSKLIPNLLDTNINIVIIIGENEKKENKVSIKDLSTRQQNSISLNDLLPYIRQII encoded by the coding sequence ATGGTATCTTATGAACCTTTAAGAGGAATGAAAGATTATTTTGGTGAAGATGCAGAAAAAATAAGATATCTAGAAGAAAAATTCATAAAAATTGTTAAAAAATTCGGATATATGGAAGCTATAACACCAATTCTTGAAGAATTCGAATTATTTGCATTAAAAGGTGGAGAGGAACTAAGAAAAACTATGTATACATTTATTGATAAGGGCGGAAGAGAAGTTGCATTACGACCAGAATTTACACCTAGTATGGTAAGATTATTTCTAAATTCTATGCAACATTTACCCAAACCCGTCAGATTATACTATTCTGGGACTGTTTATAGGTACGATGAACCACAATTTGGCAGATATAGGGAATTCAGGCAAGCAGGAATAGAAATGCTGGGAGAATATTCAATTAATGCTGATTTAGAAGTTTTAAGTATATTATGGGAATTTTTTAAGGAAATTAATTTGGAAAATGTTACAATAAAAATGAATAATATAGCAATATACAGGGAATTATTCTCGTTTCTAAAGCTGTCTGAAGATCAAGAAGAGCACTTATTACACTTAATAGATAAAGGAAATAAAGATTCTGTAATAGAGTATTTATCTAAGATTGCAGAACCAAAGATTCTAAATATAATAAAATTAATATTATATAATTCTATATCTAAGGAATCAGATCTTATAGGAATGGTTAAAGATATAGGCAATTCTTATTCGAAAGATTTAGAAAGCCAGATTTCGAGACTTTTTACAATTTACGAAATGCTGTCTAAGTTTAATATTCCAATAAAAGTTGATTTATCGTTAGTTAGGGGTCTAGCTTACTATACCGGAGTAATATTTGAGGTGGTTCATCCTTCAGTAAACTTTAGTATCGCTGGAGGTGGAAGATACGACAATTTAGTACAGCTTTATGGTGGTCCATCTACGCCTTCTATAGGTTTTGCAATAGGAGTTGAGAGAGTTTTAGCAGTTTTGCAGAACTTGAAAATTAAAGACAATGAAAGAAAAATGGTAATAGTCCCTTTAGACGAGAATGTAATGGATTACGCTCTCAAGGTACTTTTCCTCTTACACGAAAATGATATTCCTGTAATATTGAATACAAAGAATGTTTCGCTATCTAAACTGATTCCAAATTTATTAGATACTAACATAAATATAGTTATTATAATTGGAGAAAACGAGAAAAAGGAAAATAAAGTGTCAATAAAAGATTTATCTACAAGACAGCAGAATTCCATATCGCTTAATGACCTTTTACCTTACATAAGACAAATAATTTAA
- the psmB gene encoding archaeal proteasome endopeptidase complex subunit beta, with translation MEELPSTAVGIKLNDGVILAAERRLSYGGYVLSKQAKKVHIISRFGIAGAGLFGDLQALTRIMNAEIKYYELYNERPISTKAAAKLLSIILYQYKYTPFISEILFAGVDNGVSQLYVLDPLGSLLDDVYAAVGSGARVAIGVLEAEYDQKMPLDKGKEVVIKSIKASIERDITSGDGIDILTIDSTGKTSTEYIPY, from the coding sequence ATGGAAGAATTACCTTCAACTGCAGTTGGAATAAAGTTAAATGATGGTGTAATTTTAGCAGCAGAACGTAGATTAAGCTATGGAGGTTACGTATTAAGTAAGCAAGCAAAAAAGGTTCATATTATAAGTAGATTTGGGATTGCAGGTGCAGGGCTTTTTGGAGATTTACAAGCTTTAACAAGGATAATGAATGCAGAGATAAAATATTACGAATTATATAACGAAAGACCTATATCCACTAAAGCTGCTGCGAAATTACTGTCAATTATATTATATCAATATAAATACACACCTTTCATTTCCGAGATTCTATTTGCCGGAGTTGATAATGGCGTTTCACAATTATATGTACTAGACCCATTAGGTTCACTTTTAGATGATGTGTATGCTGCTGTAGGCTCTGGAGCAAGAGTTGCTATAGGAGTTCTTGAGGCAGAATACGACCAAAAGATGCCTTTAGATAAAGGTAAAGAAGTAGTGATAAAATCTATTAAAGCCTCTATAGAGAGGGACATAACTTCTGGGGACGGAATCGATATCTTAACGATAGATAGTACTGGAAAAACGTCTACAGAATACATTCCTTACTAA
- a CDS encoding DNA-directed RNA polymerase subunit G — protein MQRINYEFNEEGIVSSIQKGVLRDLYVVNIKCQDININLDVTSEINIFNNNEKVNVIISRSKPIFTSNDFCGHGYIVTEKVDQNAKTYITIISLFGLLVKIESNSSFLNKYGFNVMDHVYFCILKET, from the coding sequence TTGCAGCGTATAAATTATGAATTTAACGAAGAAGGGATAGTTTCATCAATTCAGAAAGGCGTTCTTAGAGACTTATACGTGGTTAATATAAAATGTCAAGATATTAATATAAATCTTGATGTTACATCCGAGATTAACATTTTTAATAATAATGAAAAAGTTAATGTCATAATCTCTAGATCAAAGCCTATTTTTACTAGTAATGATTTTTGCGGACATGGATACATAGTTACTGAAAAAGTAGATCAGAACGCAAAAACATACATTACCATTATATCCTTATTTGGCCTATTAGTAAAAATAGAAAGTAACTCGAGTTTCCTTAACAAATACGGATTTAATGTAATGGACCATGTTTACTTTTGTATATTAAAGGAGACTTAG
- a CDS encoding Lsm family RNA-binding protein, with amino-acid sequence MSISRRVVYDINSLIDKTVIIKLTNGKTYTGQLSSFEIDPFMVSISNAKDNENNAYYKAIINGNTISEILIKNAPIFDVKEFASLIEKSLNLRPGDIKVYEEAGVITILEKIKVTENGVEGSGPLAQRVYDLFNEYIEKKKRETSR; translated from the coding sequence ATGAGTATAAGTCGTAGAGTAGTTTATGATATAAATTCATTAATAGATAAAACTGTAATAATAAAATTAACTAACGGAAAAACATATACAGGCCAATTGTCATCTTTTGAGATAGATCCTTTTATGGTGAGCATATCTAACGCAAAAGATAATGAAAATAATGCATATTATAAGGCTATAATAAATGGTAATACCATTTCAGAGATTCTAATAAAGAACGCTCCAATTTTTGACGTAAAGGAATTTGCTAGTTTAATAGAAAAATCATTAAATTTAAGGCCTGGAGATATAAAAGTTTACGAAGAAGCAGGGGTTATAACTATCCTAGAGAAAATTAAAGTTACTGAAAACGGAGTTGAAGGTAGCGGACCTCTAGCTCAGAGAGTTTATGATTTATTTAATGAATATATAGAAAAGAAAAAGAGAGAGACTTCAAGATGA
- the tgtA gene encoding tRNA guanosine(15) transglycosylase TgtA: MGDFEVKDEDLAGRIGKLETSHGVLETPLFFPVVNLLKREISINDILSVGFTTIITNAYILKKNRIVKQDIHKDLNFNSVIMTDSGAYQILEYGNIAASNKEIVEYQNKIKPDIAVILDVPTGKLEDKEEAKMTVDETLRRAKDVESIIDSENIIWTHPIQGGRFLDLLQYSASEANKRDKYKMLALGSPTVLMERYDYDTLVDMIFTARSSISRGKPLHLFGGGLPHLIPFAVALGVDSFDSASYILYARDNRYITRSRTFRLEDLDSFPCSCPVCSKYTPQELLEMDDNERVKLLAIHNLYKILEEIRETKIAIKEGRLFEYIQEKAFSHPSVYSAFKKLLTYAEYLEKYDPRVKGEIKGLFLFNEDSIRRPEIIRHHMYLESIKPLHDKAIVICGDKLTQPFISDPSISKIVKDNYMNADIYVAYPFYGLIPLLISESYPLSQFEIPKTLSENTIRISSDKANSILKSKYKRVELIECEGSMLHIMPI; this comes from the coding sequence ATAGGAGATTTTGAAGTAAAGGATGAAGACCTTGCTGGTAGAATAGGTAAATTAGAGACGTCTCACGGAGTATTAGAAACTCCATTATTTTTCCCTGTTGTGAATTTACTAAAAAGAGAAATAAGCATTAATGATATTTTGTCAGTTGGATTTACTACTATAATAACAAACGCATATATACTTAAGAAAAATAGGATAGTTAAACAAGATATACACAAGGATCTGAATTTTAATTCTGTTATAATGACAGATTCTGGAGCTTATCAGATTTTAGAATATGGAAATATAGCAGCTAGTAATAAGGAAATTGTAGAGTATCAAAATAAAATAAAACCAGATATTGCAGTAATTCTCGATGTACCTACTGGAAAATTAGAAGATAAAGAAGAAGCTAAGATGACTGTTGATGAGACGCTAAGAAGGGCTAAGGACGTGGAAAGTATAATAGACTCAGAAAACATAATATGGACTCATCCAATTCAAGGGGGAAGATTTTTAGATTTATTACAATATTCTGCATCAGAGGCAAATAAAAGAGATAAATATAAAATGTTAGCATTAGGTAGCCCTACTGTACTCATGGAAAGGTATGATTATGATACATTAGTGGATATGATATTTACTGCCAGATCATCTATAAGTAGAGGGAAGCCCTTACATTTGTTTGGGGGAGGTTTGCCGCATTTAATACCTTTTGCAGTAGCACTAGGAGTAGATTCCTTTGATTCCGCTTCGTATATATTGTATGCTAGAGATAACAGGTATATTACAAGGTCTAGGACGTTTAGACTTGAAGATTTAGATAGTTTCCCGTGTAGCTGTCCTGTATGTTCTAAATATACTCCTCAAGAGCTTTTAGAAATGGATGATAACGAGAGAGTCAAATTGTTGGCTATCCATAATTTATACAAAATATTAGAAGAAATTAGAGAAACCAAAATAGCTATAAAAGAAGGAAGATTATTTGAGTACATACAAGAAAAAGCTTTTTCTCATCCTTCAGTTTATTCTGCATTTAAGAAGTTGCTGACATATGCAGAATATTTAGAAAAATACGATCCAAGAGTAAAGGGAGAAATAAAAGGACTATTTCTATTTAATGAAGATTCAATACGAAGGCCGGAAATTATCAGACATCACATGTATCTAGAATCAATAAAACCTCTGCATGATAAGGCAATAGTTATTTGTGGAGACAAATTAACTCAACCTTTTATTTCTGATCCTTCAATTTCAAAGATAGTTAAAGACAACTATATGAATGCAGATATATATGTTGCTTATCCGTTTTATGGTCTAATACCTTTATTAATATCTGAATCTTATCCATTATCCCAATTCGAAATTCCAAAGACTTTATCGGAAAATACAATTAGGATTTCCTCAGATAAGGCCAACAGTATATTAAAATCTAAGTATAAAAGAGTTGAACTAATAGAGTGCGAAGGATCGATGTTACATATAATGCCTATCTAG